One window of Triticum dicoccoides isolate Atlit2015 ecotype Zavitan chromosome 5A, WEW_v2.0, whole genome shotgun sequence genomic DNA carries:
- the LOC119303537 gene encoding nipped-B-like protein isoform X2, whose protein sequence is MGLRTRRPTVAMRSGDEEDFDDDGDDDYSDQNDYDYICKYDASHNHGSGDDKSSDDYSCTDDDSNDDGDDIDNDDGGGGDATDNLCAICDNGGKLLCCEGQCKRSFHPREKDGRESNCETLGLTSAQLQEIDHYLCKNCEYKQHQCFSCGDLEPSDGPNAKVFQCYKASCGHFYHPSCIAKLLEPDDTDGACELERRIAAGMSFTCPAHWCSECRTMEDSTQPELWLAACRRCPVSYHKKCFPRSISFERKRGTSVRAWHLGDRIIIYCGSHKLEAELGAPSRDHIKLPSSTEMDTVGTHCIDQIKSTPVRKIYRTRNLAKKKTKVTGKRKMNTDQGSTGTAELSNKVCREEADQIKLTPVPKIYRTRNLAKKTKVTGKRNMNTDQGSTGTVELSNKVCREEADQIQTVDMNDLTEDKIPKGRGVLEKETIRLNQAHNDELEKLIGEEQAEEDESNTKSGEERETRRRENTYGEKEKTPGNNSNKFGLPDGRLTSGSDGDREVDGSHACQQELKSPHCNDNNKATEIDTSSDKSGKRQRQEEQATDGNMLDLERNNKKFHMETGRDAHQSPQHLHNHKKTDARQSSCSSSKDHPRCNDDQRSSMTSEYKSREGRGSSREEWRNNMRENSYRGGSPSGRRNSQNRSSRHSPEGRRAEYRNSHHRSNNQHRYEQHRHDDYFKCRDDYSKHRDVDTGGRRSSRHEDHSRDGGRRRSSHREDHSTDGGRRRSSHREDYSSDGDRRRSSHREDHSTDGGRRRSSHGEDHSSDGGRRRSSHCEDHSSDGGRRRSSHREDHSSDGGRRRSSHREDHSSDGDIGGRRLSPQQSALPSGNFGTSLSPPSHPTTEYGASRRHGSPPYQRSEHAASGSRGPYMNPRGSGPADYEMEKRSVPLHHDAPNVEEYTGRPLNMVLPEGIAPVNTYSLRGESPGAYGPGTDAGMGEETTFRGGRFGDHGVRSDYPRSSSMNAEDRAFAAGSVTDRYVPHLDRTNHPIRVDGCLPDYPVW, encoded by the exons ATG GGTTTACGTACCAGACGGCCGACTGTTGCAATGCGTAGTGGTGACGAAGAAGATtttgacgatgatggtgatgatgattacAGTGATCAAAACGATTATGATTATATCTGCAAATATGACGCTAGCCACAATCATGGTAGTGGTGATGACAAGAGCAGTGATGATTACAGCTGCACTGATGATGATAGCAACGATGATGGTGATGATATTGAcaatgatgatggtggtggtggtgatgctaCTGATAATTTATGTGCAATATGTGACAATGGAGGGAAATTGCTATG CTGTGAAGGACAATGTAAAAGGTCCTTCCATCCCAGAGAAAAAGATGGAAGGGAATCTAATTGTGAAACTCTTGGTTTAACTTCTGCACAA TTACAGGAAATTGATCATTATCTATGCAAGAACTGTGAATATAAGCAACACCAATGTTTCAGTTGTGGAGATCTTGAGCCATCTGATGGACCAAATGCTAAG GTGTTCCAATGCTACAAAGCATCTTGTGGGCACTTCTACCACCCCAGTTGTATTGCCAAATTACTTGAGCCTGATGATACTGATGGAGCTTGTGAGTTGGAGAGGAGGATTGCTGCTGGGATGTCATTTACATGTCCTGCACATTGGTGCTCAGAATGTAGAACGATGGAAGACAGTACTCAACCAGAACTTTGGCTTGCGGCCTGCAGACGCTGTCCGGTGTCATATCACAAAAAATGTTTCCCAAG AAGCATTTCCTTTGAGAGAAAGCGTGGCACAAGTGTACGCGCTTGGCACCTGGGTGATAGAATTATCATTTACTGTGG AAGCCATAAACTAGAAGCTGAGCTTGGAGCACCTAGCAGAGACCATATAAAGTTACCATCTAGTACAGAAATGGATACTGTTGGAACACATTGCATTGACCAAATAAAGTCAACTCCCGTTCGAAAAATTTATAGAACAAGAAATCTTGCTAAGAAGAAAACAAAAGTGACTGGTAAAAGGAAAATGAACACTGATCAGGGTTCAACAGGAACTGCGGAGCTGTCAAACAAGGTATGTCGAGAAGAAGCCGACCAGATAAAGTTAACTCCCGTTCCAAAAATTTATAGGACAAGAAATCTTGCTAAGAAAACAAAAGTGACTGGTAAAAGGAATATGAACACCGATCAAGGTTCAACAGGAACTGTGGAGCTGTCAAACAAGGTATGTCGAGAAGAAGCCGACCAGATCCAAACAGTAGATATGAATGACTTAACAGAAGATAAGATTCCAAAAGGGAGAGGTGTCCTTGAGAAAGAGACCATCCGTTTGAATCAAGCACACAATGATGAGCTAGAAAAACTTATTGGGGAGGAACAGGCTGAAGAGGATGAAAGCAACACCAAATCTGGAGAAGAGAGAGAAACTCGTAGGAGAGAAAATACATATGGGGAAAAGGAGAAGACTCCTGGGAACAACAGTAATAAATTTGGATTACCTGACGGGCGGTTAACCTCCGGATCTGATGGTGACCGAGAAGTTGATGGAAGCCATGCCTGCCAGCAGGAGCTGAAGAGCCCTCACTGCAATGATAATAACAAAGCAACAGAAATTGATACTTCAAGTGACAAGTCAGGAAAGAGACAGAGACAGGAGGAACAGGCAACTGATGGTAACATGTTGGACTTGGAAAGGAACAATAAGAAGTTTCACATGGAAACTGGAAGAGATGCTCATCAAAGTCCTCAGCATCTTCATAATCACAAAAAAACAGATGCTCGTCAAAGTTCTTGTTCCTCATCAAAAGATCATCCTCGGTGTAATGATGATCAGAGATCTTCAATGACTTCCGAATACAAATCCAGAGAGGGAAGAGGATCAAGTAGAGAAGAGTGGAGAAATAATATGAGGGAAAATTCTTATAGGGGTGGGTCACCCTCGGGGAGAAGAAATTCTCAAAATAGATCAAGCAGACATTCTCCGGAAGGGCGAAGGGCGGAGTATCGTAACAGTCATCATAGAAGCAACAACCAACACAGATATGAGCAACATCGACACGATGATTATTTCAAATGTCGTGATGATTATTCCAAACACCGTGATGTTGATACTGGTGGAAGGAGGTCGAGTCGTCATGAGGATCATTCTAGAGATGGTGGTAGGAGGAGGTCGAGTCATCGTGAGGATCATTCCACTGATGGTGGTAGGAGGAGGTCGAGTCATCGTGAGGATTATTCCAGTGATGGTGATAGGAGGAGGTCGAGTCACCGTGAGGATCATTCCACTGATGGTGGTAGGAGGAGGTCGAGTCATGGTGAGGATCATTCCAGTGATGGTGGTAGGAGGAGGTCGAGCCATTGTGAGGATCATTCCAGTGATGGTGGTAGGAGGAGGTCGAGTCATCGTGAGGATCATTCCAGTGATGGTGGTAGGAGGAGGTCGAGTCATCGTGAGGATCATTCCAGTGATGGTGATATTGGTGGAAGGAGGTTGAGTCCCCAGCAGTCAGCACTTCCTTCTGGTAATTTTGGTACTAGTCTCAGCCCCCCTTCACATCCGACCACTGAATATGGTGCTAGCAGAAGGCATGGTTCCCCTCCATATCAGAGATCTGAACATGCTGCTAGTGGAAGCCGTGGCCCCTATATGAACCCACGAGGATCAGGCCCTGCAGACTATGAAATGGAAAAGAGAAGTGTTCCCCTTCACCATGATGCGCCCAATGTCGAGGAGTACACCGGTCGACCACTGAATATGGTGCTACCAGAAGGCATTGCTCCCGTTAATACGTACTCTCTCCGAGGGGAATCTCCTGGTGCATATGGTCCTGGAACAGATGCCGGCATGGGCGAAGAAACCACATTCCGTGGTGGGCGTTTCGGTGATCATGGAGTGAGGTCAGATTATCCACGAAGCAGCAGCATGAATGCAGAGGATAGGGCTTTTGCTGCAGGTTCCGTTACGGATAGGTATGTCCCGCACCTCGACCGAACGAACCACCCAATAAGAGTTGACGGTTGTCTGCCGGATTATCCCGTATGGTAG
- the LOC119303537 gene encoding filaggrin-like isoform X1: protein MEIDHYLCKNCEYKQHQCFSCGDLEPSDGPNAKVFQCYKASCGHFYHPSCIAKLLEPDDTDGACELERRIAAGMSFTCPAHWCSECRTMEDSTQPELWLAACRRCPVSYHKKCFPRSISFERKRGTSVRAWHLGDRIIIYCGSHKLEAELGAPSRDHIKLPSSTEMDTVGTHCIDQIKSTPVRKIYRTRNLAKKKTKVTGKRKMNTDQGSTGTAELSNKVCREEADQIKLTPVPKIYRTRNLAKKTKVTGKRNMNTDQGSTGTVELSNKVCREEADQIQTVDMNDLTEDKIPKGRGVLEKETIRLNQAHNDELEKLIGEEQAEEDESNTKSGEERETRRRENTYGEKEKTPGNNSNKFGLPDGRLTSGSDGDREVDGSHACQQELKSPHCNDNNKATEIDTSSDKSGKRQRQEEQATDGNMLDLERNNKKFHMETGRDAHQSPQHLHNHKKTDARQSSCSSSKDHPRCNDDQRSSMTSEYKSREGRGSSREEWRNNMRENSYRGGSPSGRRNSQNRSSRHSPEGRRAEYRNSHHRSNNQHRYEQHRHDDYFKCRDDYSKHRDVDTGGRRSSRHEDHSRDGGRRRSSHREDHSTDGGRRRSSHREDYSSDGDRRRSSHREDHSTDGGRRRSSHGEDHSSDGGRRRSSHCEDHSSDGGRRRSSHREDHSSDGGRRRSSHREDHSSDGDIGGRRLSPQQSALPSGNFGTSLSPPSHPTTEYGASRRHGSPPYQRSEHAASGSRGPYMNPRGSGPADYEMEKRSVPLHHDAPNVEEYTGRPLNMVLPEGIAPVNTYSLRGESPGAYGPGTDAGMGEETTFRGGRFGDHGVRSDYPRSSSMNAEDRAFAAGSVTDRYVPHLDRTNHPIRVDGCLPDYPVW from the exons ATG GAAATTGATCATTATCTATGCAAGAACTGTGAATATAAGCAACACCAATGTTTCAGTTGTGGAGATCTTGAGCCATCTGATGGACCAAATGCTAAG GTGTTCCAATGCTACAAAGCATCTTGTGGGCACTTCTACCACCCCAGTTGTATTGCCAAATTACTTGAGCCTGATGATACTGATGGAGCTTGTGAGTTGGAGAGGAGGATTGCTGCTGGGATGTCATTTACATGTCCTGCACATTGGTGCTCAGAATGTAGAACGATGGAAGACAGTACTCAACCAGAACTTTGGCTTGCGGCCTGCAGACGCTGTCCGGTGTCATATCACAAAAAATGTTTCCCAAG AAGCATTTCCTTTGAGAGAAAGCGTGGCACAAGTGTACGCGCTTGGCACCTGGGTGATAGAATTATCATTTACTGTGG AAGCCATAAACTAGAAGCTGAGCTTGGAGCACCTAGCAGAGACCATATAAAGTTACCATCTAGTACAGAAATGGATACTGTTGGAACACATTGCATTGACCAAATAAAGTCAACTCCCGTTCGAAAAATTTATAGAACAAGAAATCTTGCTAAGAAGAAAACAAAAGTGACTGGTAAAAGGAAAATGAACACTGATCAGGGTTCAACAGGAACTGCGGAGCTGTCAAACAAGGTATGTCGAGAAGAAGCCGACCAGATAAAGTTAACTCCCGTTCCAAAAATTTATAGGACAAGAAATCTTGCTAAGAAAACAAAAGTGACTGGTAAAAGGAATATGAACACCGATCAAGGTTCAACAGGAACTGTGGAGCTGTCAAACAAGGTATGTCGAGAAGAAGCCGACCAGATCCAAACAGTAGATATGAATGACTTAACAGAAGATAAGATTCCAAAAGGGAGAGGTGTCCTTGAGAAAGAGACCATCCGTTTGAATCAAGCACACAATGATGAGCTAGAAAAACTTATTGGGGAGGAACAGGCTGAAGAGGATGAAAGCAACACCAAATCTGGAGAAGAGAGAGAAACTCGTAGGAGAGAAAATACATATGGGGAAAAGGAGAAGACTCCTGGGAACAACAGTAATAAATTTGGATTACCTGACGGGCGGTTAACCTCCGGATCTGATGGTGACCGAGAAGTTGATGGAAGCCATGCCTGCCAGCAGGAGCTGAAGAGCCCTCACTGCAATGATAATAACAAAGCAACAGAAATTGATACTTCAAGTGACAAGTCAGGAAAGAGACAGAGACAGGAGGAACAGGCAACTGATGGTAACATGTTGGACTTGGAAAGGAACAATAAGAAGTTTCACATGGAAACTGGAAGAGATGCTCATCAAAGTCCTCAGCATCTTCATAATCACAAAAAAACAGATGCTCGTCAAAGTTCTTGTTCCTCATCAAAAGATCATCCTCGGTGTAATGATGATCAGAGATCTTCAATGACTTCCGAATACAAATCCAGAGAGGGAAGAGGATCAAGTAGAGAAGAGTGGAGAAATAATATGAGGGAAAATTCTTATAGGGGTGGGTCACCCTCGGGGAGAAGAAATTCTCAAAATAGATCAAGCAGACATTCTCCGGAAGGGCGAAGGGCGGAGTATCGTAACAGTCATCATAGAAGCAACAACCAACACAGATATGAGCAACATCGACACGATGATTATTTCAAATGTCGTGATGATTATTCCAAACACCGTGATGTTGATACTGGTGGAAGGAGGTCGAGTCGTCATGAGGATCATTCTAGAGATGGTGGTAGGAGGAGGTCGAGTCATCGTGAGGATCATTCCACTGATGGTGGTAGGAGGAGGTCGAGTCATCGTGAGGATTATTCCAGTGATGGTGATAGGAGGAGGTCGAGTCACCGTGAGGATCATTCCACTGATGGTGGTAGGAGGAGGTCGAGTCATGGTGAGGATCATTCCAGTGATGGTGGTAGGAGGAGGTCGAGCCATTGTGAGGATCATTCCAGTGATGGTGGTAGGAGGAGGTCGAGTCATCGTGAGGATCATTCCAGTGATGGTGGTAGGAGGAGGTCGAGTCATCGTGAGGATCATTCCAGTGATGGTGATATTGGTGGAAGGAGGTTGAGTCCCCAGCAGTCAGCACTTCCTTCTGGTAATTTTGGTACTAGTCTCAGCCCCCCTTCACATCCGACCACTGAATATGGTGCTAGCAGAAGGCATGGTTCCCCTCCATATCAGAGATCTGAACATGCTGCTAGTGGAAGCCGTGGCCCCTATATGAACCCACGAGGATCAGGCCCTGCAGACTATGAAATGGAAAAGAGAAGTGTTCCCCTTCACCATGATGCGCCCAATGTCGAGGAGTACACCGGTCGACCACTGAATATGGTGCTACCAGAAGGCATTGCTCCCGTTAATACGTACTCTCTCCGAGGGGAATCTCCTGGTGCATATGGTCCTGGAACAGATGCCGGCATGGGCGAAGAAACCACATTCCGTGGTGGGCGTTTCGGTGATCATGGAGTGAGGTCAGATTATCCACGAAGCAGCAGCATGAATGCAGAGGATAGGGCTTTTGCTGCAGGTTCCGTTACGGATAGGTATGTCCCGCACCTCGACCGAACGAACCACCCAATAAGAGTTGACGGTTGTCTGCCGGATTATCCCGTATGGTAG
- the LOC119300211 gene encoding E3 ubiquitin-protein ligase ATL6-like produces the protein MAASRNRAFASVVFTAIASCAAAQTPGGPGSDNSMDFSDVMAISFFMAIFFPVFVVLLAFACLRLYRPPDEPPATENSSSEWPHSHHKEGLDAAEIAALPLVSYRDVKQHRISDGRIDPLECAVCLLEFDDDDSLRLLPTCPHAFHPQCIGLWLQKHVTCPLCRASVLDPPPPLGPDQELETPAPPGSPPVHDHHTVVLIEDDPSRSEEEEDSARILARTRREAGREALPRSNSTGHERAGRMERFALRLPEHVRLEILMSHRLRHVTSAVASVRVREGSAHDPSAGGNSVRSAVARLFSLFAPGDGWSGDVEDKSGGSSRWRRDDSTRGAGEDKRND, from the coding sequence ATGGCCGCCTCCCGCAATCGTGCCTTCGCCTCCGTCGTTTTCACGGCGATCGCTTCCTGCGCAGCAGCGCAGACGCCGGGAGGCCCGGGATCGGACAACTCTATGGATTTCTCGGACGTGATGGCCATCTCCTTCTTCATGGCCATTTTCTTCCCCGtcttcgtcgtcctcctcgcgtTTGCCTGCCTCCGCCTGTACCGGCCGCCAGACGAACCCCCGGCCACCGAGAACTCTTCGTCGGAGTGGCCACACTCGCACCACAAGGAGGGCCTAGACGCCGCCGAGATCGCGGCGCTGCCGCTAGTGTCCTACCGCGACGTCAAGCAGCACCGGATCAGCGACGGCCGGATCGACCCGCTGGAGTGCGCGGTTTGCCTCCTGGAGTTCGATGACGACGACAGCCTGCGCCTCCTCCCGACGTGCCCGCACGCCTTTCACCCGCAGTGCATCGGCCTCTGGCTCCAGAAGCACGTCACGTGCCCGCTCTGCCGCGCCAGCGTCCTCGACCCGCCGCCGCCACTAGGGCCAGATCAGGAGCTGGAAACGCCAGCGCCACCCGGCTCGCCGCCTGTTCACGATCACCATACGGTGGTGCTAATCGAAGACGACCCCAGCcgcagcgaggaggaggaggacagtgCCAGGATCCTCGCGAGGACGCGGCGCGAGGCCGGGCGTGAGGCGCTGCCGCGGTCGAACTCGACGGGGCACGAGCGCGCCGGCCGGATGGAGCGCTTCGCGCTGCGGCTGCCGGAGCACGTGCGCCTCGAGATCCTCATGTCGCACAGGCTGAGGCACGTGACGAGCGCGGTTGCGTCCGTGCGCGTGAGGGAGGGGAGCGCCCACGACCCATCTGCCGGCGGGAATTCGGTACGGAGCGCCGTGGCGAGGCTCTTCTCACTTTTCGCGCCCGGGGATGGGTGGAGTGGCGACGTCGAGGACAAGTCCGGGGGGTCGTCTCGCTGGCGGCGCGATGACTCTACGCGGGGAGCAGGGGAAGACAAGAGAAACGATTGA
- the LOC119303538 gene encoding U3 small nucleolar RNA-associated protein 18 homolog, whose protein sequence is MTSLISQNALPKRRLEKDDSSSSDEETMDSPVASDAEAGKKPRPEDRRKDRRKKKKALEARQGQEADEMRRLESSLFGNIYTPLEFGTEAVPARGQDDAKLFFVDRSADDDLPVYEEDLGSEDEVLDKGRKPAWVDEEEDSTQVDILKVARLRKLRKEADERVISGKEYEARLRGHHAKLNPFTGWADMDRKAPLRDGDSDEEEGGVDNMLRNNDELVVKGTAKLLPGMLDYSRLVDANAQDPSSGPINSVQFHRNGQLMLVAGLDKHLRFFQIDGKRNPKIQSIFVEDCPIQKATFLPDGSEVILSGRRKFFYSFDLVKAAVSKIGPLTGREEKSLESFEISPDSRTIAFIGNEGYILLISSKTKQLIGTLKMNGNVRSLAFADGGNQLLSSGGDGHVYHWDLRTRKCMHKSVDEGSLSGLSLCTSQDSSYFATGSSSGIVNVYKRDEFLGGKRKPLKTIENLTTETGQMKFNHDAQILAISSGKDRNGMRLVHVPSFTVYQNWPGPRFSLQYPRCLDFSPGSGFLSVGHAGGKVLLYKLHHYQNA, encoded by the coding sequence ATGACGAGCCTGATATCCCAGAACGCGCTCCCGAAGCGCCGGCTGGAGAAGGACGACAGCAGCAGCAGCGATGAAGAGACCATGGATTCCCCCGTCGCCTCGGATGCAGAGGCTGGGAAGAAGCCCAGGCCGGAGGATCGCAGGAAGgaccggaggaagaagaagaaggcgctGGAGGCCAGGCAGGGCCAGGAGGCCGATGAGATGAGGCGGCTGGAGAGCTCTCTGTTCGGCAACATCTACACCCCGCTCGAGTTCGGCACCGAGGCTGTGCCGGCTCGTGGCCAGGATGATGCTAAGTTGTTCTTCGTGGACCGGTCTGCCGACGACGACCTGCCTGTTTATGAGGAGGACCTGGGCAGTGAGGATGAGGTGCTTGATAAGGGGAGGAAGCCCGCCTGGGTGGATGAGGAGGAGGATAGCACCCAGGTGGACATCCTCaaggttgcgaggctgaggaagctgAGGAAGGAGGCTGATGAGCGCGTGATCTCGGGCAAGGAGTATGAGGCTAGGCTGCGCGGTCACCACGCCAAGCTGAACCCTTTCACTGGCTGGGCGGATATGGACCGTAAGGCTCCTCTCCGTGATGGTGACTCCGATGAGGAAGAAGGTGGAGTCGACAATATGCTTCGGAACAATGATGAGCTTGTCGTCAAGGGTACTGCTAAGCTCCTGCCTGGCATGCTGGACTACTCGAGGCTTGTTGATGCAAATGCCCAGGATCCTTCCAGTGGTCCTATCAATTCAGTGCAGTTTCATAGGAATGGTCAGCTGATGCTTGTTGCTGGCCTGGACAAACATCTGAGGTTTTTCCAGATTGATGGCAAGAGAAACCCCAAGATCCAGAGCATATTTGTCGAGGACTGTCCAATTCAGAAGGCAACCTTTCTACCTGATGGCTCTGAGGTGATCCTTTCCGGCAGGAGGAAGTTCTTCTACTCATTTGATCTGGTGAAAGCTGCTGTTAGTAAGATTGGACCCTTGACTGGGCGTGAAGAGAAAAGCCTGGAGAGCTTTGAGATATCACCTGATTCGAGAACCATTGCGTTTATCGGTAACGAGGGGTACATCCTCCTGATATCTTCCAAAACCAAGCAGCTCATTGGAACCCTCAAGATGAATGGTAACGTGCGTTCGCTGGCCTTTGCGGATGGTGGGAACCAGCTACTGAGCAGCGGCGGGGATGGCCATGTTTACCACTGGGATCTCAGAACAAGGAAGTGTATGCACAAGTCTGTCGACGAGGGCTCCCTGTCAGGCCTTTCCCTCTGCACCTCGCAGGACAGCTCTTACttcgccacaggctccagcagcggcATCGTGAACGTGTACAAGAGGGACGAGTTCCTCGGGGGGAAGAGGAAGCCGCTGAAGACGATCGAGAACCTCACGACCGAGACGGGCCAGATGAAGTTCAACCATGACGCCCAGATCCTGGCGATAAGCTCGGGCAAGGATAGGAATGGGATGAGGCTCGTACACGTCCCATCCTTCACCGTGTACCAAAACTGGCCAGGGCCACGGTTCAGCCTTCAGTACCCGAGGTGCCTGGACTTCAGCCCTGGGAGCGGGTTCCTCTCCGTCGGGCACGCCGGCGGAAAAGTTTTGCTCTACAAGCTGCACCACTATCAGAACGCTTAG